Below is a window of bacterium DNA.
ATGACGACGAGGACGAGGAGAATGCCCAGGGCGCCCTTGGCCTTGCCGCCGGGCACGATCCGGTACAGCCGGATGCACGAGAAGACGGCGTAGGCCATCAGGAGTATTCCCAGGCCGCTCATGACGTAGAGGACGATGTCCATTGCACCTCCGCGCGATGGGTTTAAGGATTGGTCCGGCTGATGTGCTGAAACTCCTCGGTGCTCTCCATCATCGCCCGGACCTTTTCGAGAAAAACCCTCGCCTGCCTAGACGAGCAGACGAACGTCTCGAGGAACTCCCCGATCCGTTTGAACCAGTGATCGAGGTTCCCGGAGCCGATCTCGGCGGTCCCGAGCTCATCGAGGAGCAGCTCGATGGACTTCTTGAAGCTCGCGTTGAGCTGACGGACGAGGAAGTCGCGGAGCCAGAGGGGGGAGATGAAGTTATCCAGCGACAGCGGCTTGTCGGCCACCTGGCCGTTGCGGTAGCAGTAGAGGTCCACGCTGTATCCGCCCCGGGCGCGGAAGTTATCGTACTCCTCGCCGGAGGGCCGCTCCACGATTTGGCCCTGTTTTATGGGGACGTAGAACTCCCGGGCCTCGTCGTAGAGCTGGATCAGGCCGTTGCGCCCCTCGGAGATGCAGTCGGAGTAGAAGCGGTTCATCTCCGCGGACGTGGGCGCCAGGCCGGAGGCGTAGCAGTCCGCCTGGCAGATGATGCGGGCTTTATCCAGGGACTTCTGGTCCAGCTCGACGAACCGGCAGTTTTCCCACGCGAGCTCGGAGGAGAACCGCTGGGCCACAGTCTGCCCCGAGAGCGTCTCCCCCGAATCGCAGCGGGTGACCACGGAGACGGGGATCCCGCCCTGGCACAGGACAGCAAAACACGACCCGTCTTTGTGCTGTGTGATGTAACCCCGGAAACCGCTCACGGTGAAGGCCCGCAGAAGCTGGAACAGCGTCCGGTTCTGCGGCGGGAGGTTGGGCAGGAGAGTCTTTCCGAGTGGGAGCCGCATGGTTCGTCTTTCGGCCGGCTTCTCAGCGCCGGCGCCCTATGGAAAGCAAAAAGCTAACACGAATCGGTAAACATGGCAAATACATTGGCAAAAGCTAATTCAGACACCTGTTTACCGAATAACCTGCATTATTTGTTTGTAGATGACCCTACCAAATTGACGTGCTGGCGTAAAAGGTGCTTTTTCCGGAGACGAATAACCGAGCACCGGCCGATTCGTCAATCCCCGCGCACGATAAGTGACGAATCAGCCATAAAAAACAAAAAAGCCTCTCTGAAAAACAAAAAGACACGGCGGGTGCGGTTCTACGTTCAGTCAAGATTGTCACCGATTCAGATCGGCAACGTCCGGCGTGCCGATTATCCCGACGGTCAGGGCCTCCAGGGTCCGGAGATTCTTGCCCCGCCGATCGGATCGCTCGGGACAACTTCGGTACGGTGCGAAATCTAAAAGAAGTACGGAACTGAGTTGCAAATAATTCCGGTGGGTCCGTTTAAAAAACGGCCACCCGGCGCCGGTCCGACGCGCGCCACCGGCTCCGCCGACGGTTCCACGGCTCCGGTCCGGATCGTCCCCGGCACTCCCGCGCACCCCTACCGCTGCTCCCTCCCGGGCCTGACGGGGTTCGGGGACGGTCGGAAAAGTTCCCGACCCTTTGCCGGATGCGGGGATCCGGGCCATCAACGCCGCAGCCCCGACCGCGGTGACCGGTCCGCCTGCGCCTCGCCGGGCGTTCGCCCCAGCCTATAGCGGATTGCTGGCACGGCCGAAGCCGCGAGGGCACCGCTAGCGCCCCGGCTAGGGTGGCCGAGCGCCTAAAATAGTAACCACATTGCAGTCTGTCAAGGGGCCCCGTCACATAAAAATGAAAAAACCGGACCTGTTGGACGACGAAGGGGGGCCTCGACTCACCGTGTTTTATTTATTATGCGCCGGGGACGCCACACGACCGCTCACCTACAGCACAATAAAGGGACCCTCTCGGGCCCCCTGAATTTCACGCGCTGTGACGAAGGAACCCTCTCGGGCCCCTTGAATTCCACTCGCTAAAATGTAGTGACCCTTTCGGGCCCCCCGGACTTCGTGCATTGCGTTGAAGGGACCCTCTCGGGCCCCTTGAATTCCACTCGCTATTCGGCAGCGATACCGGCGCGGGCTACTCGCCGGGGATGATCGCCTCGGTGGGGCAGACCTCGGCGCAGGTGCCGCAATCGGTGCAGAGCTCGGGATCTATCACGTAGGGCTCGCCCTCGGAGATGGCCTCTTCCGGACACTCGGGCACGCAAGCCCCGCACTCCACGCACTCGTCGGTAATCACATACGCCATGGACTCCTCCTTCGATGGCCTGATTCCCTACCGGGGGGGTGTCGAATAGCCGTAGGGGATACTAGCCCGTTTGGATTTCCCCGTCAAGCGAAAATCCGTGGGTAAAGCTATTGATACTCTATTTATTTAAGACTCGTCAGCTCAGCCCACCAGCCGGACCGTCTCCCCCCTCGGGCGGCGCCGGGGTGCGGACGGCTCCTCGGCGGGACGACCCACAGGAACCACCGCCAGAAGCTCGTACCCCTCGGGCAGCTCCAGCAGATACTCGAGCGTCGCCCGCGCCACCAGGGGGGCGCCCATCCAGCATGCGCCGTAGCCCAGGGCGTGGACCGCGAGGAGGAGGTTCTGGACGGCTGCGGCGCAACCGACGAGCCAGGAGAGGCTCTCCCCCGCGGCGGGGTGTCCTGGGAAAACCTCGGCCAGCCTCATTCGCCAGGAGGACTGCTCCCGCCTCCCCGCGACGAAGAAGACCAGCGGCGCCCACTCGAAGAATGTGCCCCAGCGCGTCAGGCCTTTCCCCGTTTCGGCGAAACCGGGCGCTTCCAGGGATACGCGCTCGACCTCCAGCCGGACGA
It encodes the following:
- a CDS encoding 4Fe-4S binding protein, coding for MAYVITDECVECGACVPECPEEAISEGEPYVIDPELCTDCGTCAEVCPTEAIIPGE
- a CDS encoding nitroreductase family protein, which codes for MSYEELLRIIRDRRSVRRFRPDLVPSEDVEKMLDAALWAPSGSNTQPWLFTAVTDRTVIARAADLVRLEVERVSLEAPGFAETGKGLTRWGTFFEWAPLVFFVAGRREQSSWRMRLAEVFPGHPAAGESLSWLVGCAAAVQNLLLAVHALGYGACWMGAPLVARATLEYLLELPEGYELLAVVPVGRPAEEPSAPRRRPRGETVRLVG